In the Malania oleifera isolate guangnan ecotype guangnan chromosome 1, ASM2987363v1, whole genome shotgun sequence genome, one interval contains:
- the LOC131165303 gene encoding probable mannitol dehydrogenase — translation MAKSSCPEHEHQRKAFGWAARDTSGVLSPFNFSRRATGEKDVTFKVLYCGICHSDLHSVRNEWGISTYPLVPGHEIVGIVTEIGNKVRNVQVGDKVGVGCMVGACHSCDNCNNNLENYCPKMILTYGAIDRDGTTTYGGYSDMMVVDEHFVIQIPENLPLDGGAPLLCAGITVYSPLKYYGLNKPGMHIGVVGLGGLGHVAVKFAKAFGVKVTVISGSPKKKEEAVEHLGADSFLVSHDQDQMNAAMSTMDGIIDTVSAAHPLLPLLGLLKSHGTLVMVGAPDKPLELPIFPLLMGRKVVAGSCIGGMKETQEMIDFAAKYNITPDIEVIPMDYVNTAMERLTKADVKYRFVIDIGNTLTAAE, via the exons ATGGCGAAATCATCTTGTCCGGAGCACGAGCACCAGCGGAAGGCCTTCGGATGGGCTGCCAGAGACACTTCAGGCGTTCTCTCTCCCTTCAACTTCTCTAGAAG GGCAACTGGCGAGAAGGATGTTACATTCAAAGTACTGTATTGTGGGATTTGTCACTCTGATCTTCACAGCGTGAGAAATGAATGGGGCATTTCTACATATCCTCTAGTTCCTGG GCATGAGATTGTAGGCATAGTTACAGAAATAGGGAACAAGGTGCGAAATGTCCAGGTTGGAGATAAAGTAGGGGTGGGGTGCATGGTTGGAGCTTGCCACTCGTGTGACAATTGCAATAATAATCTTGAGAATTATTGTCCCAAAATGATATTAACCTATGGTGCCATTGATCGTGATGGAACCACCACATATGGTGGCTATTCAGACATGATGGTAGTTGACGAGCACTTTGTGATTCAGATTCCAGAAAACCTTCCTCTTGATGGTGGTGCTCCTCTCTTATGTGCGGGGATCACAGTGTACAGTCCCTTGAAATACTACGGCCTTAACAAGCCCGGGATGCATATTGGTGTCGTCGGTTTAGGCGGTTTGGGACACGTGGCCGTGAAGTTCGCAAAAGCTTTTGGGGTTAAAGTGACTGTAATTAGTGGCTCACCCAAAAAAAAGGAGGAAGCCGTGGAGCATCTAGGTGCTGACTCGTTTCTGGTTAGTCATGATCAAGATCAAATGAAT GCTGCCATGAGCACAATGGATGGTATCATTGATACGGTCTCTGCAGCTCATCCTCTTTTGCCATTGCTAGGCCTATTGAAGTCTCATGGAACTCTAGTCATGGTTGGTGCTCCAGACAAACCGCTTGAGCTACCCATCTTTCCTCTCCTTATGG GGAGGAAAGTGGTGGCTGGAAGTTGTATTGGTGGCATGAAGGAGACACAAGAGATGATTGATTTTGcagcaaaatacaatattacACCCGATATTGAGGTTATTCCAATGGACTATGTGAACACTGCCATGGAACGTCTTACAAAAGCTGATGTTAAATATCGTTTTGTTATCGACATTGGGAACACATTAACTGCTGCCGAGTAA